The following is a genomic window from Chloroflexota bacterium.
GCGCGGGCGCGTCCGCTGCCACAGAGCCATCCGCCGATGCTTCGCCCCTACCGTACGCCTGCCACGTCGCCGCGCCAGCGTCCGTTGTCACCCTTCCATCACCGCGATCTCTTCGTCCGTCAGCCCGTACAACTCATGCACCAGCGCGTCGATCTGGCGGTCGGTGGCGCGCAGAGACCTCGCGGGTCTTGAAGACCCGCGAGGTCTGGTACGCCGCACCGTCGTAGGGGCGCGGTCGCCGCGCCCGGCCATCGCATCATCGTAGGGGCGAAGCATCGGCGCGGGCGCGTCCGCTGCCACAGAGCCATCCGCCGATGCTTCGCCCCTACCGTACGCCTGCCACGTCGCCGCGCCAGCGTCCGTTGTCACCCTTCCACCACCGCGATCTCCTCGTCCGCCAGCCCGTACAACTCGTACACCAGCGCGTCGATCTGGCGGTCGGTGGCGGCGATCTGCGTGGCGATCAGGTCGCGCGCGGCTTGCGACCCGGCGGCGGCCTGCCGCTTGTGCAGGTCGAGCATCTGCGTGACGAGCGTCACCATCCGGTCGTGCCGCGCCTTGTCGTTCGCGTCGGCGAAGTCGATCGGGCGGATAGGGAGTTGCGCGATGAATTGTGTCCAGAACCTCACATATCCACCGCGCAAGTGAGTCCCAATTATGCTCAGATATGAGAACAGTAGTGGCGAATTGAGTAAACCAAGCACGTAGAACGACGACAAATCATCGGATTTCAACAGGACGCCATACCCTGTCTTGAAGAAATACCCTGATTCGTCATATGTAAACGATGCAACATTGTTGTAGTCTGGAACGATAATTTTCGGTCGTCGAAATAGCGTCATACTTTTGGGATACCCAAAGGCATACCAATTTGCGCCTGTGAACTTACCTTTTTCACGTGCGGCCAATATGCTACGGTTCAATGCCAAATAGTCCAGAGTTTTCGGGAAACGCTTCGCCATTTCGGTAGGCGAATATAGGCGAGATACCGAATCGGTAGTCTCATACGGACTGATCAGTCTCGTCGTGCTTACAGGCTGTTGATAACGTCGAATATCGCTGCCGCGCAGAAATGGGACTGTTGCTTCAGATTCAACTCGCACGACCCGGTCGAGATTCTTTGATGCCCCTTCGATCAGTTGACCACTTAGGCGGCAGTCCTCGAGCACAAAGACATCATCAGCGCTTGTCTGCGTACCAACAAAGATATGCGCCACATCCCCCAACTTCACCGGCATCCGGCTCAGGCGCTCGAACAACGCCGCACCCGCGCCAACCGTGAAATTCCACTCCGCGCCGGTGATGCTGGCGGCCGGCACGTCGCCCGCCACGCCCGCACCGTTCAATCGCCACGCGTTGAGGTCGTCCACCTTGACAATGTGCGCCGCGTCCGCACCCGCCTTGTCGAGGAACATCAGACAGGTATAGGTCGTCGCACCCGCGAAGACCTGTTGATCGCCGAAATGGACGACGTGCCGCAGGTGCTTGCCTTCCGAGAGCACGCCGCGCAGCGGCGCGCCGTACTTCGCGTTGAAGAACTTGTGCGGCAGGATGAAGCCGAGCGTGCCCGTCGCGTTCAGAAGGCCGAGCGCGCGCTCGACGAACACCACATAGACATCGTAGTTGCCCGACCCGGCGGCGCGGTACAGCCGCTTGTACGCCTCCACCTCGCGCGGCGCGTACTCCGTCATCGTTTGAATACGCACATACGGCGGGTTGCCGATCACGACGTCAAAGCCGCCCGCCTTCATCACCGCCGGGAACTCGGCGCGCCAGTCGAACGCGCGCACCGCCTCGCGCGCGGCCGGGTCGTCGGCGTAGTCGGGCCCGATCAGGCTGTTGCCCCAGCGGATGTTCGCGTCGAGGTTCGGCAGGGCGCGTTCGCCGTCGCCGTCCAGCAACTGCGGCTGCAGCGTCTCGCGGCTCTCGTCCTCCAGCACCGTCAGCAGCAGGCTCAGCTTCGTCACCTCGACCGCCTGCCGGTCGATATCGACGCCGTAGATGTTGTTGAGCAGGATGCGCTTCTTCTCGGCGGTCGTCAAGCGCCAGTCCGGCGTGCCCGCGCCGTGCGTCGCGTCGTAGAGCGGCTTCTGCTTGGCCGGCTCGTGCGCGGCGTACCAGTCGCGGTGCCAGTCGAGCAGGAAGCGGTACGCGCCGAGCAGGAACGAGCCGGAGCCGCACGCCATGTCGAGCACGCGCAGTGCCGACGCCTCCTTCGGCGTCCGGCCGTCCAGCCGCCGCCCGAGCGTCTGCCGCACGATGTAGTCGACGATGTACGAGGGCGTGTAGTAGACGCCGCCCGCCTTGCGCACCTCCGGCTTCTCCTCGATCTTGGCGTGGCCGCCGGCGGTGACGCGGATTACTTTTCCAAGAAATTGCTCGTAGACGTTGCCGAGGATCTCGGGCGGCATCAGCCGGAAGTTATAGGTGCCGTACAGCTCGCCGATCAGCGCCTTCAGCACGCGGTCGTCGATCTCCAGCTTGAGCACGGCGCGGTCGCGCGCAAAGTCGAACAGGCCGGAGTTGTACTTGCGGTCAGCCTTCCTGAACAGCGCGACGAGCGCGGGGTAGATGCCGTCGCGCGCGGCCAGCTCGCGCAGTTGGCCGTACGGCTCGATGTCGCGGTCTTCGGCGATGCGCAGGAAGATCAGCCGGTCGATCGTGCGCTGGACGGCGTCGGTCAGGTCGTCGGCGGAGAGGCTGTTGCGCAGTTCGATGTTCTGCGCCAGCGCGCGCCGCCAGCCCTCGATCGTGTCGAGGAAGTCGGCATCGACCGTCACGCTGCCGCGCTTGCCGGTCTCCGACTGCGCGAACTGGTCGAACGCTCCGCCGCGCACCGCCTCGAACGAGAAGAGGTCCCAGAGCGCGCGCCACTCATCGGCGTACTGCGGGAAGGTGTAGTACTGCTTGCGCGCCACCGACGGCTTGTCGCCCGGCTTCGGCTTGCTGCGGCAGTCGTAGACGGCGAACTCCTCGAAGTCGGTCAGGATCGAGAGCGCCAGCTTGCCGTTCCAGCCGTAGCGGCGCAGTTGGAACGCGGCGTCGGCGTTGGTCTTGAGCGCGACGCCCGGCTTCTTCGCCTCGACGTAGAACTTGATGTCGTGCTCGGACATGCGGAAGGCATAGTCGGGCGCGCGCTGGCTGGCGTCGATCTCCAGCGAGACCTCGGTCATCACCGGCTTGTACTGCGGCGCGCGCCGCTCGACGTTCAGCACGTCCCAGCCGAGCGCCGTGAACAGCGGGTCGATCAGTTCGCGGCGCGCCTCGGCTTCTTTGTAGCGCGGCGCGTGGTACGCCTCGCGGTTCGTGAGGTAGTGCTTGACGAGCGACGCGATCTGCGCGCGCGATTGGTCGAAGGTGAGCATAGGTATCAGGGAACAGGGATCAGGGATCAGGGATCAGGGTTCAGGGATCAGGGTTCAGGGATCAGGGTTCAGGGTTCAGGTGTCAGACGCTTCGCCAGCTTCGACAAGATGAGCCGTCGGCTGAGCTTGTCGAAGCCGATTCTGCAACCGCTCGATTTGGGGACAGTATACCGCAAACCACCAGACCTGAAGGGTTTTGCATGGCTCCTCCCATTCGCCGCCTCTCGCCGTAAACCCTTCGGGTCTATCACGTCGCCGCGCCGCACCACCAGACCCGAAGGGTTTTGCGCGGATCCCCTCATTCGCCGCCTCTCGCCGTAAACCCTTCGGGTCTACGGTCGAAGCACACAAAGACCTCGCGGGTCTTGAACCGCGAGGTCTGGCACGGCACGCCTTCGTCCGTTTGTCCGTCATCTATCCGTTGACCCGCCGCGCATCCTATCCGTTTATCCGTCGCTGTGCGCTGGCCTCCAGCCAGCGCACGTTTAGCGGTCTGCGGCAAGCGCCGCAGACTCAGCATCCGTTGACCATCGCCTCGATCGCCGCGAGGCGCTGCTCAAGCCGCGCCGCCTGCCGCCGCGTGCGCGCCCAGCCGGTGCCCAGCAGCAGGCACGCGCCGAGCGACAGGCCGATGCCGCCCAGTAACGCCGGGAGCAGCGCGCTATTCAGCACTGCCGCTTCGGCGGGCCGCTCGGCGACGCGCGCACCCGCCCCCTGCGCTTCCAGCGCCGCGATACGCGCCGCCTGCGCATCCGTGATCTGCGCCAGCGCCTGAATCGCGGCCAGCGCGATGCCGTCCGCGTCAATGGTATTGATATGCCGCTCGTCCTCGCCCAGCCCGAACGCCGCGTAAACGTCCTGCGCCATCGGTCCCATGTGCCGGATCGACGCATCCTGCGTCTTGTAGCTCCACGTCGTCACCGGCATCGCCGCCACCTGCGCCAGGATCGCCCGCCCGTCCACCGTCGTCAGGTTCATTTTGGCGTTGCGATCACTCAGCGCGCTCCATGAGTTACCGCCGGCTGGGACCTGCACCCCGGCCGTCGTCGCGCCGCCGCCGTCGACCGCCGTGACGAAATACACACCGCCCGTGGTGCGCGCAGAGAATGCATTGGCAAGTCCGCATGAGAAACCATACGGTTGAGAATCCGCCCACGTGAAGCAGCCCGGCTGCTGCGACACGGCGTTATACCCGGCGGCGTAGCTGTAATCGCCTTGAGCGGCGCTATTATAGCCGCCGCCGACCGTCGAGAACAATCCGCTAGCGGCGCTACTATAGCCGCCGCCGACCGTCGAGAACGCTCCGCTAGCGGCGCTATTATAGCCGCCGCCGGCCGTCGCGTACCATCCGCTCGCCGTGTTTTTTTGGCCGCCGCCGACCGTCGCGAACGCTCCGCTCGCCGTGTTGGTTATGCCACCACCGACCGTTGCGTACAACCCGCTCGCCGTGTTGTTGGCGCCGCCGCTAGCGGTCGCATAATTGCCGAGCACGCTGTTGGCTGTGCCGCCGCCAATCACGCCGCCGCTGACCGTGACGGGCAGCGTATTCTGCACGGGATTGCCCAGCACGCTCGGGGCAAACGGCCCCGGCTGCGTCGTGAACGCCGGCAGGGATAGCGCGTACGACGCGGGCAGCAGCGGCTGGCGCGGCTGCAGCGTCGTGTACCCGCCGCTGCCCGCCGGGCAGCGTACCTGTGTGGCGAGCCAGCGCCCCTGCCCATTGAATACGCCCACGCCAAAATCCAGCGGCGCGGTGAACAGCCCGCCCGTCACCGCCAGCGTCGCCGTGACGTTGCCGCCGATCGGCACGCCCGCCGTTGCGTCATCGAACAACGAGAAGACGAAATCACAGGCGGCGTTCACCGCTGCGCCATTGCTCTGCAAGCGCCCCTGATAGCTGATCGCCGTCGTCAGTGCGACGCTAACCGGCGCGGACTGCGAAGCAGTTTCCGGCGCGCGGGCTTCCTGCGCTGATGCGCTGAGCGCAGCCAGTCCGAAAACGGTAGCCAGTATAACGACGGCGAGCACTACGAGCCGAAGCCAAAGCGTGCGAGGCATACGTTCCTCCTGGAGAGTGTGGCCATAGCCAGACGGATCTGGCGGGTGGTGTGAGGCCGTAAGTTGCCCGGATTGTAGCGATGAACATGTCGCGCGTCAACGCCAAATACAAAGACCTCGCGGGTCTTGGAGACCCACGAGGTCTGATGTGCCACAAGCCCGCAGACCCGAAGGGTTTTGCATGGCTCCTCCCATTCGCTGCCTCTCGCCATAAACCCTTCGGGTCTATCACACTCGCCGCGCCGCCCTCAGCAATTCTCATTTTGGAGTCCGCCGCCAGGTTGCCCCTCATCCCCTGGCCCCTTCTCCCCCGCGCACGCGGGGGAGAAGGGGAAAAGCTAACGGGGAGGGCAACGCCGCTTTCTTGTCGAGCCAGCTTGTGTGACAAGCACCAGGGGGCCAGTTCATAGCAAGCCGACATTGGGAAGTACCCGTCCAAAGCCAAATTGGGAATTGCTGGCCGCCCTATGCGGCATTCGACCGTGCGCGCTTCTGGTGTATACTCGCCGTTGCAAACTAGCGGCCGTCAGCCGCATCGCGCGCGACATCCAGACGCACGGCTCAATCCACCCCGCCGGCGCACTGACCTCGCCGGCCAGCCATCGGAGGGATCATGAACGAGGCTCTGCTCGACGCGTTTCACCACAACAGTTGGGCGACCCGGCAACTGCTCGCGGCCTGTCGCGGACTTTCCATGGAACAGCTCGCGTCCTCCGCGACCGGCAGCTACGGGAGCATTCTGGACACATTCAATCACATTATCGGCGCGGATGCCTGGTACCTGTCGCTGCTATCCGGCAGCGGGCCCGAATGGGCACGCAAGCGCGAGAAGAGCGCCGACCTCGACCAGCTCGAGGCGCGCGTGGAGGAGACCGCGCAGAACTGGGAGCGGTTCCTCGCCGAGCCGATCAATACGGAGCGGGTGCTCATCCTCGATGAAGGCAAGTACGAGACGTACCCCGGCGTGATCATTGCCCAGGCGTTCCATCACGGCAGCGCCCACCGCGAGCAGATCTGCGCGATCCTGACCGGCTTCGGCCTCGAACCGCCGGACGTTCAAGCCTGGGCGTATGCGGACGCCACCGGTCGCGGGCGCGACGCGATGTAGGGGCGGGGCATCGGCCAGACGCGCCTGTTGGCTCAGCACGTCCCGCCGATGCTTCGCCCCTACCACAACACCCCAACATTCAGCCGCGCATCATCCGGCGTTAATGCGCAGCTTATCCGGTGCTGTTATAAATGGAGGGTGAACATCATGCGGCGGGCGCGAGCGCCCGCCGAGTGCATTCCTGAGGAGGAAGCAGATGAGCAAGAAAGCGATGGCCGTGCTGGTTATAGCCGTCTTTGTCGTCAGCCTGCTGACGAGCGCCGTCGCGGGCGCGGCGGCCGGCATCATGGCGGTGCGCGCGGCGCCGGTGGACCTGCTGCGCGGCGCGCAGTCGAACAACGTCCCGGCGCAGGCGCCCGGCGGCACGGCGCCGAACAACCAGACGCCAAGCGACCCGAACCAGCAGCCGAACACGCCCAACAACCGGCAGTTCCCGAACGGGCAGGCCCCGCGCGGCACACTCGGCGGCGCGGCGGTCGTCAGCCAAGTCGTGACCGGTTCGCCCGCCGAGAAGGCTGGCCTGCAGGTCGGCGACATCATCGTGTCGGTCAACGGCGCGCGGCTCGACGCCAACCACACGCTCGACGTGCTGATCCAGCAGTCGAAGCCGGGCGACACGGTCGAGTTGGGGCTGCGGCAGCGCGGCCAGGCCGAGAGCACGCTGAAGGTGACGCTCGGCGCCAACCCAAGCAACGCCGCGCAAGCGTACCTGGGCATCCAGTTCCAGGCGACGCCCATCAGCGGCACGCGCCCGACGTCGTAGCGACCAGTCGCTCGTCGGTAGTCAGCAACTGGTAGTTGTAGTCGCCTGTTGCTCGTAGACCTCGCGGGTCTTCACGACCCGCGAGGTCTTTTGCGTTGCGATTGCGGCTTGTAGCGGCGCATGTTACAATGCGCGCCATGACAACCCTCGCGACGGCCCCTCGCTCGCGCCTCTTCTACGGCTGGATCGTCGTCCTCGTCTCCGCGCTCGGCGGGTTCGTCGTCTCCGGCGCAGGGTATGCCGCCTTCGGGCAGTTCATCCAGCCGCTGTCGCAGGCGTTCGGCTGGCCGGTCGGCGTCATCGGGCTGGTCAGCACCGTGCGCCTGGTCACCGCGATGGTCGTCTCACCGGTCGTCGGCTGGCTGTCCGACCGCGTCGGCCCGCGCGTGGTGCTGGCGGCCGGCGCGCTGATCACCGGTGCGGCATACCTCGCGCTCTACTTCATCAGCGACCCGGTCGTCTTCTACGCCGTGTTCACCGTCGCGATGGCGCTCGGCTTCAACATGCTGGTCGGCACGCCTGCGCAGGCGGCCGTCGCGCGCTGGTTCCGCCGCCAGCGCGGCATGGCGATGGCGATTGTGTCGATGGGCAGCTCGTTCGGCGGCGTCTTTCTGGTTCCGGCGGTGCAACTGCTGCTGGCCGGCGGCGACTGGCGCTGGGCGTTCGGCGTGATCGGCGCGGGCATCCTGCTGGTTAACCTGCCGCTCGCCGTCCTTTTCCTGCGCGACGATCCCGAGTCGCTCGGCCTGCACGCCGATGGCGACGCGTCGCCCCCGCCGGTCGCAGCGGCCAGCGAGCCCGCGCACGACGACCGGCAGTGGTCCGCGCGCGAGATCTGGTCGGCCCCCGACTTCCGCCACCTGGCGATCGGCCTGCTCTTCACGGCGTCGCTCTGGTCGCTCATCGAGTTCTACCAGTTCCCGATCCTCACGTCGCGCGGCGTCGACGGCGGCACCGCCGCGCTGTTCATCTCCATCTATTCGTTGTGCGCTGCGCTGACCAAGTTCGGCTGGGGCTACCTGGCCGACCGCGTCGACTTGCGCCGCCTGCTGGTCGGCGCGCTCTGGCTGAACGCGGCCGGGCTGGCGCTGCTGGCGTTCGCCGACAACACGGCGCTGTTCTGGCTGTACGCCACCGTCAGCGGCGCGACCGGCGGCGGGCAGGCCGCGCTGGCCGCCCCGCTGATCGCCCAGCGCTTCGGGCGGCGCTCATACGGCGCGGCCGCCGGCCTGCTGATGCCGCTCACGATGATCGTGCCGGCCATCGCCGTGCCCGTCGCCGGTTTCGCCTTCGACGCGACCTACACGTACGCGCCGGTCTTCGTCGCCGTGGCGCTGCTGGCGATGCTGACGAGCACGAGCCTCCTCCGCCTTCCCGGGCGGCGGGAGACGATGGTAGTGCGCGAGCCGGGCGCGGCAAGCGGCGGATAGTTTTTTCGTTCGGGTGATATAATCGAGGGCAATACCTCACGAGGGAGGAATTGCCATGGCCGACCATCTTCGGGCACGCAACGTGATGCGGTTATTCTTCGCGCTCGCACTGGCATTTTTCTTCACGGCGCTCGCGCTCGGCAGCCTGCGCGCCTTCACCGCCCGCGCGGCGCCCCCTGCCGCCGTCGCCGGCATAGCCAACGTCAGCATCGCAAGCTTTGCGTTTTCGCCAAGCGTCATTACGGTGCCGGTCGGCACGACGGTCGTCTGGACGAACAACGACCCCTTCACGCACACGGCCACGAGCGACGCCGCGATCTGGGACTCCGGGCAAATCGGCCCGGGCCAGGTCTTCAGCATGACGTTCAATGCCGTCGGCGACTTCCCTTATCATTGCAATATCCACATTCTCATGCACGGCACGGTCGTCGTTACTGGAAGCGTGCTGTACCTGCCGACGATAGCAAGATAGCGGGGAGCGGGGGCGGGGAACAGGGATCAGGTGTCAGGGATCAAGAGTCAGGGATCAGGGCACAGGGATCGGGTTTCAGGGATCAGGGGGCAGGGATCAGGTGTCAGGGTCCGCGAATCGGGGATCGGGAACCAGTAGTAATGAACGACGCGGGATGAGATGTTTTCCATTGGCGCATTGCGAGGCGATAATGTCATCCATTAAGACATTCCGTGATTTGCAGGCGTGGCAGGAGGCCATGATGCTGGCGGTAATGTGCTATGACGTGACGCGCGGATTTCCACGCTCGGAAGAGTTTGGCATGACCTCGCAAATCCGACGTGCCGCCGCTTCAGTTCCGGCCAATATCGCTGAAGGTCATGGCCGACAAACGCGCGCCGACTATGCGCGCTTTCTGAGCGTCGCCCACGGCTCGCTCCGCGAACTGGAAACGCACCTGATGCTCTGCGAGCGCGTCTCGCTAACGACCAGTGAATCCACCGCGCCGCTCCTTACCCAGTGTGACAAAGTCGGCAAACTGCTGTACAGCCTGATGCGCGCCCTGCGCGCCCCTGCGCCTAGCACCTGATCCCCGACACCCGATCCCTGATCCCTGTTCCCTGATCCCTGTTCCCTGTTCCCCGGAGCACGCCATGACCGAACTGACCGCCGACCTGATCGTTTCCGCGCGCCTGCCTGGCGAACTCACATTGTCGCCCGACGGCCGCACCGTCGCCTACACGCTCGCACCGATCGGCAAACGCGAGCCGCACCCGCTCGCCAGCATGTGGCTGGCCGCCACGGACGGGCTGACGCCGCCGCGCCCGCTCACGACCGACACCTGCGACAACCGCCGCGCACAGTGGTCGCCGGACGGCGCGCAGATCGCATTCCTGTCCGATCGCGCCGAGCGCGGCACGCTTCAGTTGTACGTCATCCCGGTTGCCGGCGGCGAAGCGCGCCCGCTGACGCCAGCTGCGAACAAACGCCCGGTGCGCGCCTTCGCCTGGTCGCCGGACGGCGCGCAGATCGCGTACACATGCGCCGATGAGCCGGATGATGAAGAGAAGCGCCGCGAGAAAGAGCGCGACGATGCGGTCGTGTTCGGCGAGCGTCTCCTGCGCGCCCGCCTGCGCGTTATGATGGTAGCCACCGGCGAGACGCGCACACTCACCGACGGCAATCGCCATGTAAGCGAGTTGGCGTGGTCGCCGGACGGCTCGCAAATCGCCTTTGCCACCTGGCCGGCGCCGGCGGAGGAGTTCTCCGGGCGCGACACGCGCATTGACGCCGTGCCGGCCACCGGCGGCGACGCGCGGCTCGTGGCCCGCCTCGGGCGGCAGCGCCTGCGCGGGCTCGTCTGGTCCGGCGACGGGCGTCGACTGCTGTTCATCGGCTCCGCCAGCCGCCACGCGCAGTCATCCGGCGCGCTCTGGGCCGTGGATGCCATCGGCGGCGATCCGGTGCATCTCGCATTCGGCGAAGAGTCGTGCGCGAGCGATCTGGCGCAGCCGCGCGGCTCGTCACGTGCGCTGGCCGTCGTCGCCGCCGGCATCGACACGCAACTGCACTGGATCGACGCCCAGACCGGCGCGCTCGATCATTTCTACGCGGCAAGCGAAGAGACGCCGGTACGCGACATCCTCGCGGCCACGGCGGTCGTGCCGCCGCACAGCACGCCGGTGCTGGCCGCCGTGCGCGCCGGCGGCGACAAGCCGTGGGAGGTCTGGAGCGCGCAGGCGAGCAGCGGTGTGCCCGTGATCTGGTCGGCGCTGACCGCGCACCAGACCGCCTTCGACGGCATCCGCTTTGGAGAACAGGAGCCGTTCTATTGGCAAGCGCCGGACGGGCTGATGCTCGACGGTATCTTCGTGCGCCCGGCCAACGATCTGACGCCGCCCTGGCCGACCGTGGTGCTCGTGCACGGCGGGCCGTACGGCCGCTTCGCACAAGGGTTCTTCGTCGGCTGGGGCCAGTGGGCGCAGTGGCTGGCGACGGCGGGCTACGCCGTGCTGCTGCCGAACCCGCGCGGCGGCATGGGACATGGCGAGCGGTTCGCGGCGGCGGCGCGCGGCGACGTGGGCGGCGCGGACTGGCTCGACGTCGCCAGCGCCGCCGATGCGGCGGTCGCGCGTGGCCTGGCCGACCCGGCGCGGCTCGGCATCGGCGGCTGGAGCCAGGGCGGCTTCATGACCGCCTGGGCCACCACGCAGACGCGCCGCTTCAAGGCGGCCATCATGGGCGCGGGCGTCAGCGACTGGGGCATGCTGACGCTGACGAGCGACGTGCCGGACTTCGAGAGCGAGCTCGGCGGCAACGTGCCGTGGGACGGCCCTGGCGCGCGGCACGACCTGGCGCTGTCGCCAATTATGGTTGCGCGGCGCGCGGCCACGCCGATCTTGATCCTGCACGGGCAGAACGACGAGCGCGTGCCGGTCTCGCAGGCGGTCGGCTTCCACCGCGCCATGCGCGACGTGGGCGTGCCGTCGGAACTGGTGATCTACCCGCGCGAACCGCACGGCATCGGCGAGCGCGCGCACCAGATCGACGTGCTCGTGCGCGTGCGCGCCTGGTACGCACGCTGGCTGTGACGGCGCGCTTTTTGGCGCGAGCGGTCGCGGTGCTATACTCGTGGCATAGCGCGGCGCAGTGCGGGCGCGGCCGCGCACTGCGGGCGTACCAACGAGTCGACGACCACGCGAACGATCCACTTCCGGCACCCGCACCACGCCCCGCATCGCCTCGCTCACGCGTCTCCGGCATTGCGTACTCCCATACTTTCCATTTACGAGGACATCATGGACAAATCAATGCGCATCGTGACCGACGCCGCGGCCGACCTGCCGCCCGCCGAAGCCGCGGCAATGGGCATCACCATTGCGCCGCTGCACATCAAGTTCCCGGATCGCGAGATCAGTTCAAGCGACATCACCCCGGACGATTTCTACAACCGGCTCGAAGCGATGCAACCGCATATCCCCACCACGTCGCAGCCGTCGGTCGGCGCGCTGGAGGCGCTGTTTCGCGCCGTCAGCGCAGACGGCGCGCGCGTATTCTCCATCCATATCTCGTCGGGCCTGAGCGGAACGTTCGGGTCCGCTGCGCTGGCCGCAAAGCAGCTGGGCGAGGGGGTGGTGCACGTCGAAGATAGCCTGACGCTGTCCGGCGGCGAGCGCTTTCAGGTGCTGGCCGCGGCCAACGCCGCGCGCGCCGGCTGGGAGCCTGCGGCGATCATCGCGCACATGGCGAAGCTGCGCGCCGAGACCGAGGTCGTCTACACGCTCGACACGCTGAAGTACCTGGAGCGCGGCGGGCGTATCGGCCGCGTGCAGGCGCTGGCCGGCGCGCTGCTCAACATCAAGCCGCTCATTCACGTCGACAAGAAAGACGGCAAGTACAGTAACCTCGGTCGCGCGCGCACGATCCGCGCGGCCGTGGGGCAGATCGCGGACCGCATTGCGGGGCTGTACGACCAGCAGACGCCGCTGTGGGTCTCGGTGCTGCACGGCCGCATCGAGCCCGAGGCCAACGCGCTCGCGGAGTTGCTGCGGCAGAAGGTGAACGTGGGCCGGCTGGAGGTGCTGCGCATCTCGCCGGTGCT
Proteins encoded in this region:
- a CDS encoding Eco57I restriction-modification methylase domain-containing protein, with protein sequence MLTFDQSRAQIASLVKHYLTNREAYHAPRYKEAEARRELIDPLFTALGWDVLNVERRAPQYKPVMTEVSLEIDASQRAPDYAFRMSEHDIKFYVEAKKPGVALKTNADAAFQLRRYGWNGKLALSILTDFEEFAVYDCRSKPKPGDKPSVARKQYYTFPQYADEWRALWDLFSFEAVRGGAFDQFAQSETGKRGSVTVDADFLDTIEGWRRALAQNIELRNSLSADDLTDAVQRTIDRLIFLRIAEDRDIEPYGQLRELAARDGIYPALVALFRKADRKYNSGLFDFARDRAVLKLEIDDRVLKALIGELYGTYNFRLMPPEILGNVYEQFLGKVIRVTAGGHAKIEEKPEVRKAGGVYYTPSYIVDYIVRQTLGRRLDGRTPKEASALRVLDMACGSGSFLLGAYRFLLDWHRDWYAAHEPAKQKPLYDATHGAGTPDWRLTTAEKKRILLNNIYGVDIDRQAVEVTKLSLLLTVLEDESRETLQPQLLDGDGERALPNLDANIRWGNSLIGPDYADDPAAREAVRAFDWRAEFPAVMKAGGFDVVIGNPPYVRIQTMTEYAPREVEAYKRLYRAAGSGNYDVYVVFVERALGLLNATGTLGFILPHKFFNAKYGAPLRGVLSEGKHLRHVVHFGDQQVFAGATTYTCLMFLDKAGADAAHIVKVDDLNAWRLNGAGVAGDVPAASITGAEWNFTVGAGAALFERLSRMPVKLGDVAHIFVGTQTSADDVFVLEDCRLSGQLIEGASKNLDRVVRVESEATVPFLRGSDIRRYQQPVSTTRLISPYETTDSVSRLYSPTEMAKRFPKTLDYLALNRSILAAREKGKFTGANWYAFGYPKSMTLFRRPKIIVPDYNNVASFTYDESGYFFKTGYGVLLKSDDLSSFYVLGLLNSPLLFSYLSIIGTHLRGGYVRFWTQFIAQLPIRPIDFADANDKARHDRMVTLVTQMLDLHKRQAAAGSQAARDLIATQIAATDRQIDALVYELYGLADEEIAVVEG
- a CDS encoding tail fiber domain-containing protein, with the protein product MPRTLWLRLVVLAVVILATVFGLAALSASAQEARAPETASQSAPVSVALTTAISYQGRLQSNGAAVNAACDFVFSLFDDATAGVPIGGNVTATLAVTGGLFTAPLDFGVGVFNGQGRWLATQVRCPAGSGGYTTLQPRQPLLPASYALSLPAFTTQPGPFAPSVLGNPVQNTLPVTVSGGVIGGGTANSVLGNYATASGGANNTASGLYATVGGGITNTASGAFATVGGGQKNTASGWYATAGGGYNSAASGAFSTVGGGYSSAASGLFSTVGGGYNSAAQGDYSYAAGYNAVSQQPGCFTWADSQPYGFSCGLANAFSARTTGGVYFVTAVDGGGATTAGVQVPAGGNSWSALSDRNAKMNLTTVDGRAILAQVAAMPVTTWSYKTQDASIRHMGPMAQDVYAAFGLGEDERHINTIDADGIALAAIQALAQITDAQAARIAALEAQGAGARVAERPAEAAVLNSALLPALLGGIGLSLGACLLLGTGWARTRRQAARLEQRLAAIEAMVNGC
- a CDS encoding DUF664 domain-containing protein gives rise to the protein MNEALLDAFHHNSWATRQLLAACRGLSMEQLASSATGSYGSILDTFNHIIGADAWYLSLLSGSGPEWARKREKSADLDQLEARVEETAQNWERFLAEPINTERVLILDEGKYETYPGVIIAQAFHHGSAHREQICAILTGFGLEPPDVQAWAYADATGRGRDAM
- a CDS encoding PDZ domain-containing protein, whose protein sequence is MSKKAMAVLVIAVFVVSLLTSAVAGAAAGIMAVRAAPVDLLRGAQSNNVPAQAPGGTAPNNQTPSDPNQQPNTPNNRQFPNGQAPRGTLGGAAVVSQVVTGSPAEKAGLQVGDIIVSVNGARLDANHTLDVLIQQSKPGDTVELGLRQRGQAESTLKVTLGANPSNAAQAYLGIQFQATPISGTRPTS
- a CDS encoding MFS transporter — encoded protein: MTTLATAPRSRLFYGWIVVLVSALGGFVVSGAGYAAFGQFIQPLSQAFGWPVGVIGLVSTVRLVTAMVVSPVVGWLSDRVGPRVVLAAGALITGAAYLALYFISDPVVFYAVFTVAMALGFNMLVGTPAQAAVARWFRRQRGMAMAIVSMGSSFGGVFLVPAVQLLLAGGDWRWAFGVIGAGILLVNLPLAVLFLRDDPESLGLHADGDASPPPVAAASEPAHDDRQWSAREIWSAPDFRHLAIGLLFTASLWSLIEFYQFPILTSRGVDGGTAALFISIYSLCAALTKFGWGYLADRVDLRRLLVGALWLNAAGLALLAFADNTALFWLYATVSGATGGGQAALAAPLIAQRFGRRSYGAAAGLLMPLTMIVPAIAVPVAGFAFDATYTYAPVFVAVALLAMLTSTSLLRLPGRRETMVVREPGAASGG
- a CDS encoding cupredoxin domain-containing protein, whose protein sequence is MRLFFALALAFFFTALALGSLRAFTARAAPPAAVAGIANVSIASFAFSPSVITVPVGTTVVWTNNDPFTHTATSDAAIWDSGQIGPGQVFSMTFNAVGDFPYHCNIHILMHGTVVVTGSVLYLPTIAR
- a CDS encoding four helix bundle protein, coding for MSSIKTFRDLQAWQEAMMLAVMCYDVTRGFPRSEEFGMTSQIRRAAASVPANIAEGHGRQTRADYARFLSVAHGSLRELETHLMLCERVSLTTSESTAPLLTQCDKVGKLLYSLMRALRAPAPST